AGGAGGTTATAGATGGAGTATAGGGTCAGGAGAGAACATATCGGTTTGGGATCAGAAATGGTTATATGATAGTTCTTCTTTGGTTAATCCTTGGCCTGATAACTCGTTTGTGGCAAAGCTCAGAGTCTCGGATTTGATGATTCCTAATAGTAAACATTGGAATCCGACCTTGATTTCTTCTCTCGTTGGGGGAGATATTGCGCAAAAGGTTTTCACTACTCCCTTATTTGAATTGGTTCAGGTGGACAAATTATATTGGCAGCTTGAGAGAAATGGGAGGTTCTCCGTTCGGAGTGCTTATCGATACTGTATTAATGAGGCCATTGACACCTCTCATCTCAGGATTGAGGAAAGGTGGAACCTGATATGGAATATAAAGACCTCTCCTAGGGTAAAGAACTTTTTATGGCGGCTTTGTAGGAACCGTGTGTCTACTAGAAGGAGACTTTTAGATAAAGGAGTTAATTGTTCTTCTAGCTGTGTTGGTTGTAGGGATGGTGAAGAAAATAATTATCATCTATTTTTTCAGTGCCCGAAGAGTATTGAGTGTTGGGAAAAAGTAGGTATATGGCCTATTCTGCAGCAGTTGATTAATAATGGAGTATTATTTGCTTCTGTGATCTTTTCTTTCCTGCAGGTATCTAATCAAGATCATCAGGCGGTTTTCTCAACTACCTTATGGAGCATCTGGAAAGGTCGTAATAATCATATCTGGCAGTTGTTGGCGGGATGGCGAGATGCCCAACGATTTCGAACCAATAACTCGAATCCAGATCCAGTGACAACTGTTACCAAGTGGAATAAACCTTCGGCTAGTCGTTTCAAATGCAACATTGATGCGTCTTTCTCTCATAATAAGGTAGGCATTGGCATGTGCATTCGAAATGCTGAAGGTCATTTTGTCGTTGCTCGCACAGATTGGTTTTCGCCTTGTATTGAAGTTGTTATTGGAGAAGCTTTAGGTCTTTTGGCATCTATCAATGGGTTAATGGTCTTGGTTATGATAACATGGATTTTGAGTTAGATGCCAAAAGTGTGGTGGATAGTGTTATATCTCCAAAACCAAACGATTCGGACTTTGGTGCTGTTACTGGAGAATGTAATCTTTTGTTGTCACTCTTTTTTAGGAACTCTCATATTAAGTTCGTTAGAAGACAAGTCAATGAGGTTGCCTATGCTTTAGCACAGGTGGCTCCATCTCTAACTAGTTTTCACAATTGTACTGTTATACCAACATGTATtcagaatattattattaatgatatgAGTTAATCTTTTCCCGTAAAAAAAATAACGGGATTCAAATGTTTACAagattaatatgaataaaataaatcACTGAAGTAAATAGTATGCCACTTATTGGATTCAAATCATATCAAGAATCCTTGAATCACATAAATCGAATAATGTCATATGTCATTCAAATCATGTTACATTTTTCAAGAAATTTAAACCATAAGCAATTTTGAATCACATCATCAGATGAAATACTTCCAAATAAAGACATAGATGCTTAAACAGAGTATCATTTCAAATGGGACTAATATAACCCACAAATCACATTAAACTAAAAGAGTAAACAACGAATGACAAGTTGCATAATACATATTTAGCCTACATTTGGAACATGGTTTTTACTCATCTGCTTTCTCTTTCTTCAGCTCAGTGTCACTGTTCACATCAAACAAAAGAGTAACATTATAACAAATTTATGTATCTTCCATTTATATCTAAAACCATCACCATACACATCACACATGTTATACACAAAGATCCAATAAAATGGGAAATTATTACTGATACTTTTTCTAATTCTACCATTTAATTAATAACAATCTCACCATTCCCAATACGTAATAAGGGtattatagtaaaaataatattatctcCTTTACTTTTATACATTTTTCTTAATCGGTGTGAAATGATGTGTTGAATCACTCATTATAGAACAGAGAAAATAAAGTATTGAATTTACCTTTGAGATCTGATCCACCTTGAGAGTTGATACAATTGTACTGTCTCATTAGACATATGACATATAAGAAGATGTATGTTCCGCGGATTCACCACCCAAGCAAACCGCATGAATATTCCGGAATAAAGACACATTACTGCACAATTTTATTACAACCATAAAAACAAAGATCTGAATCCATCTCCAATTAATAAAtcatcaattatatttttttttttaaattctatgAAAAAAACATATTCAATTGTTCTAGTCAACTCAGATACATCAGTTATTCGACGAAAATTATTAATGTGAATATACCTGTAGTCATATTGCCAGATATCTTTTCAGGTGGTTTCTGAGTATCCATTACAGCCTAAGAACAATTACAAAATAc
The Vicia villosa cultivar HV-30 ecotype Madison, WI linkage group LG6, Vvil1.0, whole genome shotgun sequence genome window above contains:
- the LOC131611402 gene encoding mitochondrial pyruvate carrier 1-like, with the translated sequence MNTLRSFWNSPIGPKTTHFWGPTFNWSLPIAAVMDTQKPPEKISGNMTTVMCLYSGIFMRFAWVVNPRNIHLLICHMSNETVQLYQLSRWIRSQSDTELKKEKADE